From Miscanthus floridulus cultivar M001 chromosome 15, ASM1932011v1, whole genome shotgun sequence, the proteins below share one genomic window:
- the LOC136508622 gene encoding exocyst complex component EXO70A1-like isoform X2, translated as MDQTGSGLHKRMEALSLQASALRDALQRSEENTDSAVAALDSFDRHVSAIEASIRPAQVRAQASTMANENIDRTIETAEAILAQFEIVRRAEAVILRGPHEDLKSFLEAVDLLKGVIHFFSSNKNFKSCEGVLNQVNNLLTKSKLKIEEEFRQLMSTYSKASEPALLLDCLPKLPLTSEGNSESVGEQLSKSFESATYRTPILIPPRILPLLHDIAHQLVQDGNQQSCYRIYRDARSSALELSLQKLGIEKLTEDKMQHWVSSNVGTWTHIMHITVKVLLAGERKICDQIFDGITFNKDQCFAEVAGSSVMTLLGFGDVVAKSKRSHENLFLLLEMYGLMHGIQSEVEVTFQGNFCSGMREAALNLTKSLAQAAQETLLDLEVAVEKENSKTIVQNGNLHPFTIEVMNYVKGLFDYQSTLKILFQQPQSGSETESQLAIITMKIMQAFQNNLNGKSKQYKDPALSHIFLMNNLHYMVTFVRRSESNDILDGDWIQRHRKIVQQNANQYKRVAWAKTLSVQVTGGNSSSSPSDVSSTGVSRTMIKERFKSFNMQFEDLHAKQSQWTIPDQELRDELRLAVAEVLLPAYRSFISRFGNLIQRGRNPHKYIKYSPEELDQMLGQFFLGQ; from the exons ATGGACCAGACGGGGTCGGGGCTGCACAAGCGGATGGAGGCGCTGTCGCTGCAGGCGAGCGCTCTGCGGGACGCCTTGCAGCGGAGCGAGGAGAACACGGACAGCGCGGTCGCCGCCCTCGACTCGTTCGACCGCCACGTCTCCGCGATCGAGGCCTCCATCCGCCCCGCCCAG GTGAGGGCGCAGGCCAGCACGATGGCGAACGAGAACATCGACAGGACCATCGAGACCGCCGAGGCCATCCTCGCGCAGTTCGAGATCGTCCGCCGG GCTGAAGCTGTGATATTGAGGGGTCCACATGAGGATCTGAAGAGCTTCCTGGAAGCTGTGGATCTGCTGAAAGGCGTCATCCACTTCTTTTCCTCAAACAAGAACTTTAAGAGCTGTGAAGGAGTACTGAATCAAGTTAACAACCTCTTAACCAAGTCTAAGCTGAAGATTGAGGAGGAATTCAGGCAGTTAATGAGTACTTACAG CAAAGCTAGTGAGCCCGCACTTCTACTTGATTGCCTTCCAAAGCTGCCATTGACATCAGAAGGGAACTCTGAATCAGTTGGAGAGCAACTATCCAAAAGCTTTGAAAGTGCTACATACAGGACTCCAATACTAATTCCCCCAAGAATATTACCACTTCTGCATGATATAGCTCATCAGTTGGTTCAGGATGGAAATCAACAGTCGTGCTATAGAATTTACAG AGATGCTCGCAGCTCAGCGTTAGAATTGAGTCTTCAAAAACTGGGCATAGAAAAGCTAACTGAAGATAAGATGCAGCACTGGGTGTCCTCAAATGTTGGAACCTGGACTCATATTATGCATATTACA GTTAAAGTATTACTGGCTGGAGAAAGAAAAATTTGTGATCAAATTTTCGATGGTATCACTTTCAACAAGGATCAATGTTTTGCTGAAGTGGCAGGAAGCAGTGTTATGACTCTTCTCGGCTTTGGTGATGTTGTTGCTAAAAGTAAAAGATCTCATGAAAATTTGTTTCTACTGCTGGAGATGTATGGATTAATGCACGGAATTCAGTCAGAG GTTGAAGTGACTTTTCAAGGAAATTTTTGCTCTGGGATGCGGGAGGCTGCATTAAACCTGACTAAGAGCTTGGCGCAGGCTGCCCAAGAAACTCTGCTTGATTTGGAGGTGGCAGTTGAAAAGGAAAATTCGAAGACTATCGTACAGAATGGAAATCTCCATCCTTTTACAATCGAAGTGATGAATTATGTAAAAGGCCTATTTGA TTACCAATCTACACTGAAAATACTATTTCAGCAACCTCAAAGTGGCAGTGAGACTGAATCTCAACTTGCGATTATAACGATGAAGATTATGCAGGCTTTTCAGAATAACTTGAATGGGAAATCTAAGCAGTACAAGGATCCTGCATTGTCTCACATATTTCTTATGAACAACCTTCACTATATGGTTACGTTTGTTCGCAG ATCAGAATCCAATGATATACTTGATGGTGACTGGATTCAGAGGCACCGTAAGATTGTGCAGCAAAACGCTAATCAGTACAAGAGGGTAGCATGGGCAAAG ACACTCTCCGTCCAAGTCACAGGTGGCAATAGTTCGTCATCACCATCTGATGTTAGCAGCACTGGAGTTTCAAGGACTATGATCAAAGAACG CTTCAAGTCCTTCAATATGCAATTTGAAGATCTTCATGCAAAGCAGTCTCAATGGACTATTCCTGATCAGGAATTGCGAGATGAACTGAGGCTTGCCGTGGCTGAAGTTCTCTTGCCAGCATATAGGTCTTTCATTAGCCGTTTTGG GAATCTTATTCAACGTGGGAGGAACCCTCATAAGTACATCAAATACTCACCAGAAGAATTGGATCAAATGTTGGGTCAGTTCTTCCTAGGACAGTAG
- the LOC136508622 gene encoding exocyst complex component EXO70A1-like isoform X1 produces the protein MDQTGSGLHKRMEALSLQASALRDALQRSEENTDSAVAALDSFDRHVSAIEASIRPAQVRAQASTMANENIDRTIETAEAILAQFEIVRRAEAVILRGPHEDLKSFLEAVDLLKGVIHFFSSNKNFKSCEGVLNQVNNLLTKSKLKIEEEFRQLMSTYSKASEPALLLDCLPKLPLTSEGNSESVGEQLSKSFESATYRTPILIPPRILPLLHDIAHQLVQDGNQQSCYRIYRDARSSALELSLQKLGIEKLTEDKMQHWVSSNVGTWTHIMHITVKVLLAGERKICDQIFDGITFNKDQCFAEVAGSSVMTLLGFGDVVAKSKRSHENLFLLLEMYGLMHGIQSEVEVTFQGNFCSGMREAALNLTKSLAQAAQETLLDLEVAVEKENSKTIVQNGNLHPFTIEVMNYVKGLFDYQSTLKILFQQPQSGSETESQLAIITMKIMQAFQNNLNGKSKQYKDPALSHIFLMNNLHYMVTFVRRSESNDILDGDWIQRHRKIVQQNANQYKRVAWAKIFQTLSVQVTGGNSSSSPSDVSSTGVSRTMIKERFKSFNMQFEDLHAKQSQWTIPDQELRDELRLAVAEVLLPAYRSFISRFGNLIQRGRNPHKYIKYSPEELDQMLGQFFLGQ, from the exons ATGGACCAGACGGGGTCGGGGCTGCACAAGCGGATGGAGGCGCTGTCGCTGCAGGCGAGCGCTCTGCGGGACGCCTTGCAGCGGAGCGAGGAGAACACGGACAGCGCGGTCGCCGCCCTCGACTCGTTCGACCGCCACGTCTCCGCGATCGAGGCCTCCATCCGCCCCGCCCAG GTGAGGGCGCAGGCCAGCACGATGGCGAACGAGAACATCGACAGGACCATCGAGACCGCCGAGGCCATCCTCGCGCAGTTCGAGATCGTCCGCCGG GCTGAAGCTGTGATATTGAGGGGTCCACATGAGGATCTGAAGAGCTTCCTGGAAGCTGTGGATCTGCTGAAAGGCGTCATCCACTTCTTTTCCTCAAACAAGAACTTTAAGAGCTGTGAAGGAGTACTGAATCAAGTTAACAACCTCTTAACCAAGTCTAAGCTGAAGATTGAGGAGGAATTCAGGCAGTTAATGAGTACTTACAG CAAAGCTAGTGAGCCCGCACTTCTACTTGATTGCCTTCCAAAGCTGCCATTGACATCAGAAGGGAACTCTGAATCAGTTGGAGAGCAACTATCCAAAAGCTTTGAAAGTGCTACATACAGGACTCCAATACTAATTCCCCCAAGAATATTACCACTTCTGCATGATATAGCTCATCAGTTGGTTCAGGATGGAAATCAACAGTCGTGCTATAGAATTTACAG AGATGCTCGCAGCTCAGCGTTAGAATTGAGTCTTCAAAAACTGGGCATAGAAAAGCTAACTGAAGATAAGATGCAGCACTGGGTGTCCTCAAATGTTGGAACCTGGACTCATATTATGCATATTACA GTTAAAGTATTACTGGCTGGAGAAAGAAAAATTTGTGATCAAATTTTCGATGGTATCACTTTCAACAAGGATCAATGTTTTGCTGAAGTGGCAGGAAGCAGTGTTATGACTCTTCTCGGCTTTGGTGATGTTGTTGCTAAAAGTAAAAGATCTCATGAAAATTTGTTTCTACTGCTGGAGATGTATGGATTAATGCACGGAATTCAGTCAGAG GTTGAAGTGACTTTTCAAGGAAATTTTTGCTCTGGGATGCGGGAGGCTGCATTAAACCTGACTAAGAGCTTGGCGCAGGCTGCCCAAGAAACTCTGCTTGATTTGGAGGTGGCAGTTGAAAAGGAAAATTCGAAGACTATCGTACAGAATGGAAATCTCCATCCTTTTACAATCGAAGTGATGAATTATGTAAAAGGCCTATTTGA TTACCAATCTACACTGAAAATACTATTTCAGCAACCTCAAAGTGGCAGTGAGACTGAATCTCAACTTGCGATTATAACGATGAAGATTATGCAGGCTTTTCAGAATAACTTGAATGGGAAATCTAAGCAGTACAAGGATCCTGCATTGTCTCACATATTTCTTATGAACAACCTTCACTATATGGTTACGTTTGTTCGCAG ATCAGAATCCAATGATATACTTGATGGTGACTGGATTCAGAGGCACCGTAAGATTGTGCAGCAAAACGCTAATCAGTACAAGAGGGTAGCATGGGCAAAG ATTTTCCAGACACTCTCCGTCCAAGTCACAGGTGGCAATAGTTCGTCATCACCATCTGATGTTAGCAGCACTGGAGTTTCAAGGACTATGATCAAAGAACG CTTCAAGTCCTTCAATATGCAATTTGAAGATCTTCATGCAAAGCAGTCTCAATGGACTATTCCTGATCAGGAATTGCGAGATGAACTGAGGCTTGCCGTGGCTGAAGTTCTCTTGCCAGCATATAGGTCTTTCATTAGCCGTTTTGG GAATCTTATTCAACGTGGGAGGAACCCTCATAAGTACATCAAATACTCACCAGAAGAATTGGATCAAATGTTGGGTCAGTTCTTCCTAGGACAGTAG